One window from the genome of Erwinia sorbitola encodes:
- the feoA gene encoding ferrous iron transporter A, with translation MKFTPQHSYRIAGFSASINPAFRQKLMALGLLPGSTFQLVRVAPLGDPLHIETRHVSLMLRKKDLNLLQLEAIHAAGDIA, from the coding sequence ATGAAATTTACCCCACAGCACTCCTATCGAATCGCCGGTTTTTCAGCATCCATCAACCCAGCATTCCGCCAGAAGCTGATGGCGCTGGGCCTGTTGCCTGGCTCTACTTTTCAGCTGGTTCGCGTCGCGCCGCTGGGCGATCCGCTGCATATTGAAACTCGCCACGTTAGCCTGATGCTGCGTAAAAAAGATCTCAACCTGCTCCAGCTTGAAGCGATACACGCCGCCGGAGATATCGCATGA
- the fabF gene encoding beta-ketoacyl-ACP synthase II, which translates to MLNNTGRRVVITGMGLISPLGNGVEGSWQRLIAGQSGIRHLPAEAHGDTPIRIGGQVPSIEEDPQYGFDIAALIPVKEQRKADRFIHLALAAAEEAITQAGLHNLTEAARLRTATIIATGIGGFHAISNAVKTVAEKGSRKLSPFTIPSFIANLAASHVAIKYGFKGMLGTPVSACAASIQSIGDGFRAIRYDDADIAVVGGCESCINPVSLGGFQAARALSTAFNEHPEQASRPFDQGRDGFVMGEGAGMLVLEELTRAQARGATILGEVVGYGTTSDAYHITSGPEDGDGAARAMNIALQQAGMTGSDVDYINAHSTSTPVGDLAEINALLRVLGDGAHAAISSTKSATGHLLGAAGAVGAIFSLMAMRQQIAPPSLNVTDLDSAAAGLNIVRNNAQQTTIRNVLVNGFGFGGVNGSVIFKAFTP; encoded by the coding sequence ATGTTGAACAATACTGGCAGAAGAGTCGTGATCACTGGTATGGGCTTAATCAGCCCACTGGGCAATGGCGTGGAAGGTAGCTGGCAGCGGCTGATCGCCGGGCAGTCCGGTATTCGCCACCTCCCGGCAGAGGCACACGGTGATACACCAATCCGCATCGGCGGGCAGGTTCCTTCCATTGAAGAAGATCCGCAGTACGGCTTCGATATCGCCGCGCTTATCCCGGTGAAAGAGCAGCGTAAAGCAGACCGTTTTATTCATCTGGCGCTGGCGGCAGCTGAAGAAGCTATTACCCAGGCAGGTTTGCATAATCTGACGGAAGCCGCGCGTCTGCGCACCGCCACCATTATTGCCACCGGTATCGGCGGTTTTCACGCCATCAGCAATGCGGTGAAAACCGTGGCTGAAAAAGGCAGCCGCAAGCTGTCACCCTTCACTATTCCTTCGTTTATTGCCAATCTTGCCGCCTCACACGTGGCAATCAAATATGGATTCAAAGGGATGCTGGGGACGCCGGTTTCCGCCTGTGCCGCCAGCATTCAAAGTATCGGCGACGGTTTCCGTGCTATTCGCTATGACGATGCAGATATCGCCGTGGTTGGCGGCTGTGAATCCTGCATTAACCCGGTATCGCTTGGCGGTTTCCAGGCGGCGCGTGCACTCTCAACCGCTTTCAATGAGCACCCGGAACAGGCCTCACGTCCGTTCGACCAGGGCCGTGATGGTTTTGTCATGGGAGAAGGTGCCGGGATGCTGGTACTGGAGGAGCTGACCCGTGCTCAGGCCCGCGGCGCAACCATCCTGGGTGAAGTCGTGGGTTACGGCACTACCTCAGATGCCTACCATATTACTTCCGGACCGGAAGATGGTGACGGTGCCGCCCGTGCCATGAACATTGCGCTTCAGCAGGCAGGAATGACGGGCAGCGATGTGGATTATATCAACGCGCACTCCACCTCTACTCCGGTGGGCGATCTGGCCGAGATCAACGCACTGCTGCGCGTATTGGGCGACGGCGCACATGCGGCGATCTCTTCCACCAAATCTGCTACCGGACATCTGCTGGGTGCCGCCGGAGCGGTGGGCGCGATCTTCTCGCTGATGGCGATGCGTCAGCAGATTGCTCCCCCTTCACTTAACGTCACAGATCTGGACAGTGCCGCAGCAGGGCTGAATATTGTGCGAAATAACGCGCAGCAGACCACCATCCGTAACGTGCTGGTGAATGGTTTTGGGTTTGGCGGTGTTAATGGTTCGGTGATTTTTAAAGCCTTTACGCCATAA
- a CDS encoding sugar phosphorylase gives MDIINNLIDKIYDYTFPPSCLQRLHALIADARESICQPRKAHWDEKDVVLITYADQFYEENTPTLNTFSRFWQQHLQASFNLVHLLPFFPWSSDDGFSVIDYHQVDPRCGDWQDVADLRQHTRLMFDFVCNHMSSRSAWFQHYLAQDPGWDDFFISMPPTTDLSAVTRPRTSPLLTPFEMADGETRFVWTTFSADQIDLNFANPQVLLAMVNVLLDYLQKGADYLRLDAVGYMWKTPGTSCIHLEKTHQLVKLFRAIANEVAPGTVVLTETNVPHKDNISYFGNGRDEAQMVYQFSLPPLVLHAIHYGSSRALRQWASTLDGSNGSTTFFNFLASHDGIGLNPLRGILPETEIVSLVRDLAMEGALISYKNNPDGTTSPYEINVTYMDALNQKGDDDDTRLRRFLLAHALLLAFPGVPAIYIQSILGSRNDVDGVKAAGYNRAINRQKYAISDIEPALMEKDSLRQRVYYALSQLIQIRTQQSAFHPDNPMMIIDSDNSLLVMKRQAREEQESLWCLFNLSSKEVNMMLPEGRWYRDIASGDRLDGTQALLLKAWEFRWLKV, from the coding sequence ATGGATATTATCAATAACTTAATAGATAAGATCTACGACTACACTTTCCCGCCATCATGCTTACAGCGGCTGCATGCGCTAATTGCCGATGCGCGGGAGAGTATTTGCCAGCCGCGTAAGGCGCACTGGGACGAAAAAGACGTGGTGCTGATCACCTACGCCGATCAGTTTTATGAAGAAAATACTCCCACCCTGAACACTTTCTCCCGCTTCTGGCAGCAGCATCTGCAGGCCAGCTTTAACCTGGTTCATCTGCTGCCATTTTTCCCCTGGTCTTCCGACGACGGTTTTTCCGTTATTGACTATCATCAGGTGGATCCCCGCTGCGGTGACTGGCAGGACGTTGCTGACCTGCGCCAGCACACCAGGCTGATGTTTGATTTTGTCTGCAACCATATGTCATCGCGCAGCGCCTGGTTTCAGCACTACCTGGCACAGGATCCCGGCTGGGATGATTTCTTTATCAGTATGCCGCCCACCACCGACTTAAGCGCCGTCACCCGCCCGCGCACTTCACCGCTGCTGACGCCTTTCGAGATGGCTGACGGTGAAACACGCTTTGTCTGGACCACCTTCAGCGCCGATCAGATCGACCTGAACTTTGCCAATCCGCAAGTGCTGCTCGCCATGGTGAACGTGCTGCTCGATTATCTGCAAAAAGGGGCTGACTACCTGCGGCTGGATGCGGTGGGATATATGTGGAAAACCCCTGGAACTTCGTGCATTCATCTGGAAAAAACCCACCAGCTGGTCAAATTATTTCGCGCCATTGCCAATGAAGTCGCCCCCGGTACGGTGGTGCTGACCGAAACTAACGTGCCGCACAAAGATAACATCAGTTATTTCGGCAATGGCCGTGACGAAGCGCAAATGGTCTACCAGTTTTCACTGCCACCGCTGGTACTCCACGCCATCCATTACGGATCGTCACGTGCTCTGCGCCAGTGGGCCTCCACTCTGGACGGCAGCAACGGCAGTACCACCTTCTTTAATTTCCTCGCCTCCCATGATGGCATCGGCCTTAATCCGCTGCGCGGCATCCTGCCGGAAACTGAGATTGTCTCCCTGGTGCGCGACCTGGCAATGGAAGGGGCGCTGATCTCTTATAAAAATAATCCTGACGGCACCACCAGCCCTTATGAGATCAACGTCACCTATATGGATGCGCTGAATCAAAAAGGGGATGATGACGATACACGCCTGCGCCGTTTCCTGCTGGCTCATGCGCTGCTGCTGGCCTTTCCCGGCGTCCCGGCCATCTATATCCAGAGTATTTTAGGCTCGCGTAACGATGTGGACGGGGTGAAAGCCGCCGGATACAACCGGGCGATTAACCGTCAGAAATACGCCATCAGCGATATCGAACCGGCGTTAATGGAGAAAGATTCTCTGCGCCAGCGGGTCTACTACGCCCTGAGCCAGCTGATTCAGATACGCACTCAGCAATCTGCCTTTCATCCGGATAACCCGATGATGATTATCGATAGCGACAACTCACTGCTGGTGATGAAACGTCAGGCGCGAGAAGAGCAGGAATCCCTTTGGTGCCTGTTTAACCTGAGCAGTAAAGAGGTGAATATGATGCTGCCGGAGGGGCGCTGGTATCGTGATATCGCCAGTGGCGATCGACTTGACGGTACGCAGGCGCTGCTGCTGAAAGCATGGGAATTTCGCTGGCTGAAGGTCTGA
- the greB gene encoding transcription elongation factor GreB, producing MKTKLITREGYNLLKQELDFLWREERPEVTKKVTWAASLGDRSENADYQYNKKRLREIDRRVRYLTKCLEQLRIVDYSPQQDGKVFFGAWVEVENDDGDIKRFRIVGYDEIFGRNDYISIDSPMARALLKKEIGDSAIVFTPAGEALWYVNAIDYVKES from the coding sequence ATGAAAACCAAACTAATTACCCGCGAAGGCTATAACCTGCTGAAGCAGGAGCTGGACTTTCTCTGGCGAGAAGAGCGCCCTGAGGTCACCAAAAAAGTCACCTGGGCTGCCAGCCTTGGCGATCGTAGCGAAAACGCAGACTATCAGTACAACAAAAAACGCCTACGTGAAATCGATCGCCGGGTACGATATCTGACTAAATGCCTCGAACAGCTGCGTATTGTTGACTACTCCCCGCAGCAGGATGGCAAAGTGTTTTTCGGTGCCTGGGTCGAAGTGGAAAATGATGACGGCGATATTAAGCGTTTTCGCATTGTCGGCTATGACGAAATCTTTGGCCGCAATGACTACATCTCCATCGATTCACCCATGGCGCGCGCCCTGCTGAAAAAAGAGATCGGCGACAGCGCCATCGTCTTCACCCCGGCAGGCGAAGCACTGTGGTACGTCAATGCGATCGACTACGTAAAAGAGTCCTAA
- a CDS encoding YdgH/BhsA/McbA-like domain containing protein — translation MKQIIVTAVLSLAGLLAFNASAAQEITRQQALDMKLEKIGTVTTNSTLDPMDANARLSEKADAKGGKYYVIIAAQQGNHDHALADVYK, via the coding sequence ATGAAACAGATTATCGTCACTGCCGTTCTGTCACTCGCTGGCCTGCTGGCATTTAATGCCAGTGCGGCACAGGAAATTACCCGCCAGCAGGCGCTGGATATGAAACTGGAGAAGATCGGTACCGTAACCACCAACTCCACCCTTGATCCGATGGATGCAAACGCGCGCCTGTCTGAGAAAGCGGATGCGAAGGGGGGGAAATACTACGTGATCATTGCCGCCCAGCAAGGGAATCACGATCACGCGCTGGCCGACGTATATAAATAA
- the feoB gene encoding Fe(2+) transporter permease subunit FeoB, with protein MKTTTIALTGNPNVGKTTLFNQLTGSHQRVGNWAGVTVERKEGQFTTAEYQVRLVDLPGCYSLTTLSAQASLDEQIACQYLLGGEADLVINVVDASNLERNLYLTLQLLEMGQPCIVALNMLDIIENQKTELDLQALEDALGCPVVPLVSTRGRGIDGLKKVIDRYSRQPTTLDAPYPQPLQQAVRELMAAMPSSTPAQQKRWLALHMLEGDIWSQQQMPEAAQLLPAILDRLGDDVAQSIASSRYQSLEVLCKKVIREAGSRSRFSQYLDRLTMNRWLGLPVFLLVMYMMFFLAINLGGALQPLFDIGSAAIFIQGTQWLGATLHMPSWLTLFLAQGIGGGINTVMPLVPQIGMMYLFLSLLEDSGYMARAAFVIDRLMQALGLPGKSFVPLIVGFGCNVPSVMAARTLDAPRERLITMLMAPFISCGARLAIFAVFAAAFFGQRGAVVVFSLYLLGICAAIATGLLLKHTLMRGTASPFVMELPLWHVPHAQSLLLQTWQRLRGFVLRAGKVIVLVSMFIGALNSFSFSGKAVSSLNDSALASVSQAITPLLAPIGVHSDNWQATVGLITGAMAKEVVVGTLNTLYTAEALHQQPFDPDQFSLIAQLRDAVNETWQGVKATFSLSVLANPIEASKGDAEMASGPMGTMHTKFGSDIAAYSYLIFVLLYVPCVSVMGALARESSNRWMMFSIMWGLNLAYSLSALFYQIATFHQHPGSSSLIIAIVLLFNAVILAGLRHIRISPALIPVTTISSGGGCQNCAKNGSCH; from the coding sequence ATGAAAACCACGACTATCGCTCTGACCGGCAATCCGAACGTCGGCAAAACCACACTGTTTAACCAGCTTACCGGATCGCACCAGCGCGTCGGGAACTGGGCCGGGGTGACCGTTGAGCGTAAAGAGGGGCAGTTTACGACGGCAGAATATCAGGTACGGTTAGTTGATCTGCCGGGGTGTTACTCACTCACCACGCTTTCGGCTCAGGCATCACTGGATGAACAGATTGCCTGCCAGTATCTGCTGGGCGGTGAAGCTGACCTGGTCATCAATGTGGTGGATGCCAGCAATCTCGAACGTAATCTCTATCTGACTTTGCAACTGCTGGAGATGGGTCAGCCCTGTATCGTGGCGCTGAATATGCTGGATATTATTGAAAACCAGAAGACAGAGCTGGATCTTCAGGCGCTGGAGGATGCGCTGGGCTGCCCGGTGGTACCGCTGGTTTCCACTCGCGGGCGCGGTATTGATGGTCTGAAAAAGGTCATCGACCGCTATTCACGTCAGCCCACTACGCTGGACGCCCCCTACCCACAGCCGCTGCAACAGGCGGTACGCGAGCTGATGGCTGCAATGCCCTCATCCACGCCTGCGCAGCAAAAACGCTGGCTGGCGCTGCATATGCTGGAAGGTGACATCTGGAGCCAGCAGCAGATGCCTGAGGCGGCACAGCTGCTGCCCGCCATCCTTGATCGCCTGGGGGATGACGTGGCCCAGTCCATTGCCAGCAGCCGCTATCAGAGCCTTGAGGTGCTGTGTAAAAAAGTGATTCGTGAAGCGGGAAGCCGCTCTCGTTTCAGCCAGTATCTCGATCGGCTGACCATGAATCGCTGGCTGGGCCTGCCCGTGTTTCTGCTGGTGATGTATATGATGTTCTTCCTTGCCATCAATCTTGGGGGCGCACTCCAGCCGCTGTTTGATATCGGTTCTGCGGCTATCTTTATTCAGGGCACGCAGTGGCTCGGTGCCACGCTGCATATGCCATCATGGCTGACGCTGTTTCTGGCACAGGGCATCGGCGGTGGGATTAATACCGTGATGCCGCTGGTGCCGCAAATCGGCATGATGTATCTGTTCCTCTCCCTGCTGGAAGATTCGGGCTATATGGCGCGGGCAGCATTTGTGATCGATCGGCTGATGCAGGCGCTTGGCCTGCCAGGTAAATCCTTTGTCCCGCTGATTGTCGGTTTTGGCTGTAATGTGCCTTCAGTAATGGCGGCGCGTACGCTGGATGCGCCACGGGAACGGCTGATCACCATGCTGATGGCTCCGTTTATCTCCTGCGGTGCACGCCTGGCTATTTTCGCCGTGTTTGCAGCGGCCTTTTTCGGCCAGCGGGGGGCGGTGGTGGTATTCAGCCTCTATCTTTTAGGGATTTGCGCGGCCATCGCCACCGGCCTGCTGCTGAAACATACGCTGATGCGCGGTACCGCCAGCCCCTTTGTGATGGAGCTTCCTCTCTGGCACGTCCCTCATGCACAGAGCCTGCTGTTGCAGACCTGGCAGCGTCTGCGCGGGTTTGTGCTGCGTGCAGGGAAAGTGATTGTGCTGGTCAGTATGTTTATTGGTGCACTGAATAGTTTTTCGTTTAGCGGCAAGGCCGTCAGCAGCCTGAACGACTCCGCTCTGGCCAGCGTCAGCCAGGCGATCACACCGCTGCTGGCTCCTATTGGCGTTCATAGTGATAACTGGCAGGCCACCGTCGGCCTGATAACCGGGGCAATGGCGAAAGAAGTGGTCGTTGGTACGCTGAATACCCTCTACACCGCCGAAGCACTGCATCAGCAGCCGTTTGATCCCGACCAGTTCAGCCTGATCGCCCAACTGCGTGATGCTGTAAACGAGACCTGGCAGGGTGTCAAAGCTACCTTCAGCCTTAGCGTCCTCGCCAACCCCATTGAAGCCAGTAAAGGGGATGCGGAGATGGCCAGCGGCCCGATGGGCACCATGCACACTAAATTTGGCAGCGATATCGCCGCCTACAGCTACCTGATCTTTGTGCTGCTGTATGTACCCTGCGTATCAGTCATGGGTGCCCTCGCCCGTGAGAGCAGCAACCGCTGGATGATGTTTTCGATTATGTGGGGTCTGAATCTGGCGTATTCGCTTTCAGCACTGTTTTATCAGATCGCCACTTTCCATCAGCATCCGGGCAGCAGCAGCCTGATCATCGCCATCGTTTTGCTGTTCAACGCCGTGATTCTGGCCGGTCTGCGCCACATCCGCATTTCTCCTGCGCTGATTCCGGTAACGACAATCAGCAGCGGCGGAGGCTGCCAGAACTGCGCTAAAAACGGTAGCTGCCACTGA
- the bioH gene encoding pimeloyl-ACP methyl ester esterase BioH — translation MKALHRETIGHGDRHLVLLHGWGLNAGVWHCISDRLSAHFCLHLVDLPGYGRSQGYPAMTLDEMAATVVAQAPEQAIWLGWSLGGLVASQIALDFPQRVSGLISVASSPRFSAEDSWPGIKSETLSAFQQQLSEDFQRTVERFLALQTLGTESARQDARALKSVVFERPMPAVEVLNGGLEILKTADLRQALVGLPLPFLRLYGALDGLVPRKIVPLLDGRWPDSRSHIIARAAHAPFISHPAEFCQQIIDFSDAVWP, via the coding sequence ATGAAGGCGCTTCACCGGGAGACTATTGGCCACGGCGATCGCCATCTTGTGCTGCTGCACGGATGGGGGCTGAACGCCGGGGTCTGGCATTGCATCAGCGATCGACTCAGCGCACATTTTTGTCTGCACCTGGTGGATCTGCCTGGCTATGGTCGTAGCCAGGGTTACCCGGCGATGACGCTGGATGAGATGGCGGCGACGGTGGTAGCGCAGGCGCCGGAGCAGGCGATCTGGCTCGGATGGTCCCTCGGCGGCCTGGTCGCCAGCCAGATCGCGCTGGACTTCCCGCAGCGCGTAAGCGGCCTGATAAGCGTTGCCTCCTCGCCGCGTTTTAGCGCGGAGGATAGCTGGCCCGGTATTAAGTCAGAGACACTGAGTGCTTTTCAGCAGCAGTTAAGTGAGGATTTCCAGCGTACCGTCGAGCGTTTTCTGGCGTTGCAGACGCTGGGAACCGAGAGTGCGCGGCAGGATGCCCGTGCGCTGAAAAGCGTGGTCTTTGAACGCCCGATGCCAGCGGTTGAGGTGCTGAATGGTGGGCTTGAGATTCTGAAGACGGCAGATCTGCGACAGGCGCTTGTCGGTCTGCCACTGCCATTCTTACGACTTTACGGTGCGCTGGATGGATTAGTACCGCGAAAAATTGTCCCGCTGCTCGACGGGCGCTGGCCTGACAGCCGCAGCCATATTATTGCCAGGGCTGCGCACGCGCCGTTTATCTCTCATCCGGCAGAATTTTGTCAGCAGATTATCGATTTCAGTGATGCAGTGTGGCCCTGA
- the gntX gene encoding DNA utilization protein GntX, with protein MLPMPAGCWLCLMPLTLAQHGLCTVCLRQLLALPCGCPRCGLSSSQTNIECGRCLRRPPPWQRMIAVTPWQPPLNRLVNRLKFYRATALAVMLARLLLLCWLKQRRKYVLQRPDLLLTVPLHHRRAWQRGYNQLEEIASQLARWTQCRYLPRAITRIRAAHIQHHLGALARRKNLRGAFRLEIEVRGLHITLLDDVVTTGSTVAEISRLLLAHGAASVQIWCLCRTL; from the coding sequence ATGCTACCAATGCCAGCGGGTTGTTGGCTATGTCTGATGCCGCTCACACTCGCACAGCACGGGCTGTGTACGGTCTGTTTGCGTCAGCTTCTGGCGCTGCCCTGCGGCTGTCCGCGCTGCGGGCTATCCAGCAGTCAGACCAATATCGAGTGTGGTCGCTGCCTGCGCCGCCCGCCGCCGTGGCAGCGGATGATCGCAGTCACCCCCTGGCAGCCGCCGCTGAACCGGCTGGTGAACCGGTTGAAGTTTTATCGTGCCACCGCACTTGCGGTAATGCTGGCCCGCCTGTTACTGCTATGCTGGTTGAAGCAGCGGCGTAAATATGTGCTGCAACGCCCCGACCTGCTGCTGACAGTTCCACTGCATCATCGCCGGGCATGGCAGCGCGGCTATAATCAGTTAGAAGAGATCGCCAGCCAGCTGGCACGCTGGACGCAGTGTCGCTATTTACCCCGTGCCATTACACGCATACGCGCCGCGCATATTCAGCATCATCTGGGTGCACTGGCGCGGCGTAAAAACTTACGCGGCGCGTTTCGACTTGAAATTGAGGTGCGCGGACTGCATATCACACTGCTGGATGATGTGGTGACCACCGGCAGTACCGTTGCCGAGATCAGCCGCCTTTTGCTGGCCCACGGCGCTGCCAGCGTACAGATCTGGTGCCTGTGCCGAACCTTGTAG
- a CDS encoding Tex family protein — MMNDSLSRLIASELQARAEQVEAAVRLLDEGNTVPFIARYRKEVTGGLDDTQLRQLETRLGYLRELADRRQSILKSIADQGKLTDELAAAINATLSKTELEDLYLPYKQKRRTRGQIAIEAGLQPLAETLWQEPSHDPEQLAATYIDADKGVADTKAALDGARYILMERFAEDAGLLAKVRDYLWKNAHLVARVIEGKEEEGAKFRDYFDHHEALSTVPSHRALAMFRGRNEGILQLALNADPQFDEPPRESHGEQIITDHLNLRLNNAPADAWRKAVVSWTWRIKVLLHLETELMGTVRERAEDEAINVFARNLHDLLMAAPAGMRATMGLDPGLRTGVKVAVVDATGKLVATDTIYPHTGQTAKAAAAVAALCTKHQVELVAIGNGTASRETERFYLDVQKQFPQVQGQKVIVSEAGASVYSASELAALEFPGLDVSLRGAVSIARRLQDPLSELVKIDPKSIGVGQYQHDVSQSQLAKKLDAVVEDCVNGVGVDLNTASVPLLTRVAGLSKMIAQNIVAWRDENGRFQNRQQLLKVGRLGPKAFEQCAGFLRITQGDNPLDASTVHPEAYPVVQRILAATEQALNDLMGNPTELRNLRAVDFTDERFGVPTVSDIIKELEKPGRDPRPEFKTAQFADGIDTMNDLLPGMVLEGSVTNVTNFGAFVDIGVHQDGLVHISSLSDKFVDDPHKVVKAGDVVKVKVMEVDLQRKRIALTMRLDEQPGETSSRRGGGNKAPDRDNARPAKTNNKRPAAQPAGNSAMGDALAAAFGKKS, encoded by the coding sequence ATGATGAATGATTCACTGAGCCGCCTGATTGCAAGTGAGCTGCAGGCCAGAGCAGAACAGGTTGAAGCTGCTGTTCGCCTGCTGGACGAAGGGAATACCGTGCCGTTTATCGCACGTTATCGTAAGGAAGTGACCGGTGGACTGGATGATACCCAGCTGCGCCAGTTGGAAACCCGCCTGGGTTACCTGCGCGAACTCGCCGACCGCCGCCAGTCCATTCTGAAATCCATTGCCGACCAGGGAAAGCTGACCGACGAACTGGCAGCCGCCATCAACGCCACCCTGAGTAAAACCGAACTCGAAGACCTCTACCTGCCCTACAAACAGAAGCGCCGCACACGCGGGCAGATCGCCATTGAAGCGGGCCTGCAACCGCTGGCGGAGACCCTGTGGCAGGAGCCGTCTCACGATCCTGAGCAGCTGGCCGCCACATATATCGATGCCGATAAAGGCGTGGCTGATACTAAAGCCGCGCTGGATGGGGCACGCTATATTCTGATGGAACGCTTCGCAGAAGATGCCGGTCTGCTGGCGAAAGTACGTGACTACCTGTGGAAAAATGCTCACCTGGTCGCACGTGTAATCGAAGGTAAAGAGGAAGAAGGCGCAAAATTCCGCGACTATTTCGACCATCACGAAGCGTTATCTACCGTGCCTTCACACCGTGCACTGGCGATGTTCCGTGGCCGCAACGAAGGCATCTTACAGCTGGCGCTGAATGCCGATCCGCAGTTCGACGAGCCGCCGCGTGAAAGCCATGGTGAGCAGATCATCACCGACCATCTCAATCTGCGTCTGAATAACGCCCCGGCGGACGCCTGGCGTAAAGCCGTGGTCAGCTGGACATGGCGCATCAAAGTGCTGCTGCACCTCGAAACCGAGCTGATGGGCACCGTACGTGAACGTGCGGAAGACGAAGCAATCAACGTTTTCGCCCGTAACCTGCACGACCTGCTGATGGCCGCTCCGGCGGGTATGCGCGCGACTATGGGCCTTGATCCGGGCCTGCGCACCGGGGTTAAAGTCGCCGTGGTGGATGCCACCGGTAAACTGGTCGCCACCGACACCATCTATCCTCACACCGGCCAGACGGCTAAAGCTGCGGCTGCCGTTGCAGCGCTGTGTACTAAACATCAGGTTGAGCTGGTCGCCATCGGCAACGGTACAGCCTCGCGCGAAACTGAGCGCTTCTATCTGGACGTACAGAAACAGTTCCCGCAGGTACAGGGCCAGAAAGTGATCGTCAGTGAAGCCGGAGCTTCGGTTTACTCCGCCTCCGAACTGGCTGCGCTGGAGTTCCCGGGCCTTGATGTCTCGCTACGCGGAGCAGTGTCCATTGCCCGCCGCTTACAGGATCCACTGTCAGAGCTGGTAAAAATCGACCCGAAATCCATTGGTGTCGGCCAGTATCAGCATGACGTCAGTCAGAGTCAGCTGGCGAAAAAACTGGATGCGGTGGTAGAAGACTGCGTTAACGGCGTGGGCGTCGACCTCAATACTGCATCAGTGCCGCTGCTGACCCGCGTGGCGGGGCTAAGTAAAATGATCGCGCAGAATATTGTCGCCTGGCGTGACGAAAATGGCCGCTTCCAGAACCGCCAGCAGCTGTTGAAAGTGGGCCGTCTTGGGCCAAAAGCCTTTGAACAGTGCGCCGGATTCCTGCGTATCACCCAGGGTGATAACCCACTGGATGCCTCCACGGTTCACCCAGAAGCCTACCCGGTAGTCCAGCGCATTCTCGCCGCCACTGAGCAGGCGCTGAACGATCTGATGGGTAACCCGACTGAGCTGCGTAATCTGCGGGCCGTCGATTTCACCGATGAACGCTTCGGTGTTCCAACCGTTAGCGACATTATTAAAGAGCTGGAAAAACCAGGCCGTGACCCGCGCCCTGAGTTTAAAACCGCACAGTTTGCTGACGGCATCGACACCATGAACGATCTGCTGCCAGGCATGGTGCTCGAAGGCTCCGTCACCAACGTCACCAACTTCGGTGCCTTTGTTGATATCGGCGTTCACCAGGATGGTCTGGTACATATCTCCTCGCTTTCCGATAAGTTTGTTGATGATCCGCACAAAGTGGTGAAAGCCGGTGATGTGGTCAAAGTGAAAGTGATGGAAGTGGATTTACAGCGTAAACGTATCGCTCTGACTATGCGCCTTGACGAGCAGCCAGGCGAAACCAGCTCACGACGCGGCGGCGGTAACAAAGCCCCCGATCGCGATAACGCGCGTCCGGCAAAAACCAACAACAAACGCCCTGCTGCCCAGCCAGCGGGCAACAGCGCAATGGGCGATGCGCTGGCTGCCGCGTTTGGCAAGAAAAGCTGA
- the nfuA gene encoding Fe-S biogenesis protein NfuA translates to MILITDSAQEHFAKLLSKQEDGTQIRVFVINPGTPTAECGVSYCPPDAVEATDTELKFPLLSAYVDALSAPYLEEAEIDFVTDNLGSQLTLKAPNAKMRKVNDDAPLIERVEYLLQAQINPQLASHGGKVSLMEITDEGYAILQFGGGCNGCSMVDVTLKEGIEKEMLAAFPELKGVRDLTEHERGDHSFY, encoded by the coding sequence ATGATCCTAATTACCGACTCTGCCCAAGAGCACTTCGCTAAACTGCTGTCAAAGCAGGAAGATGGCACCCAAATTCGTGTATTCGTGATTAATCCGGGTACGCCAACTGCCGAGTGCGGTGTTTCTTACTGCCCGCCCGATGCAGTAGAAGCAACCGATACTGAACTGAAATTCCCGCTGCTGTCAGCCTACGTGGATGCACTGAGCGCCCCGTATCTGGAAGAAGCTGAAATCGACTTTGTGACGGATAACCTGGGTTCACAGCTGACGCTGAAAGCGCCGAACGCAAAAATGCGTAAAGTGAACGACGATGCCCCGTTAATTGAACGCGTTGAGTACCTGTTGCAGGCGCAGATCAACCCGCAGCTGGCCAGCCACGGCGGTAAAGTTTCCCTGATGGAAATCACTGATGAAGGTTATGCCATCCTGCAATTTGGCGGCGGCTGTAACGGCTGTTCCATGGTGGATGTGACCCTGAAAGAAGGCATCGAGAAAGAGATGCTGGCTGCGTTCCCTGAGCTGAAAGGCGTACGCGACCTGACAGAACACGAGCGCGGCGATCACTCGTTCTACTGA